TTTACACGGTTACAAGAGAGAAGATAGAACCAGAGAGAAAAGACGTTAAATTCAATTGTTTATATCATGGAATCCCACCAACAACAACCCGAAAGTTTAATTCAAGAAATGTTGACTTTCTTGGATGGTAAGTATGAAAGGAAACTTTAATCATTGTATTACACATCTATCATATCATtaagatttaatttttcatttctagATACCGTTAAGGAAGACAAAGTATTTCCcaacaacgaaaaaaaatcGGATGCTTATGAAAATAATGGAGAACGTTCTGTGGATACCATTAACAAAGAAAAGCTTCAAGAGAAATATCCAATATGGAATACTCGAGAAATTGGTAAGTATATTATTGTAGAAGAAATTGATTTATGGAAGAAATAAGAAAATGGTGTTTATGCCTCTGCAGTTTCTAAGATGCGTTCACAATCGCCCTTAAACATCGAAAATGTTTCATCTATATGGGGAAGTTTCCCGGAAAATGTTACTCATTCAactgttgaaaataaaaaccagGCCCAATCTCCTAAGATTAGGCAGTATGCAAATGGTTGGCACAAAGATCAACTAGGCACCAAAATGACCACTGCAGTTAATGGTTTAAAGAACATGTATCAGAGCCAAGATTGTAAGGCTCAGAAGTATGTCAGTGATTCGTGTACAAATAAAACACTCAATAACATGGCAGATATAGACCCAAATGCTGTGGGAGAGGCCCAACAACTTGGCACTGATTCCCAGGAAAAGGCAGAGAAATCAATGCATCGTGATTATCTTCAAGAAGTCCACAAAGCCATTTACGGCGATGCAAATACCCACCCTGGACACGGTTCAAGCGAGTATTATCAAGCTGCACAAAATTATGCCATTTATGGCAAGGAATTCTTAGATTTTCCCCAAGATTTGCAAGCTATCTTGGGTATGAAAGTCTCATCCCCAATTGGATTAGTTCAAAATGGAAATTCTTATCAGTGTCCTGCATTGTACGCAAACACATTACCAGGTCTTGAGTATTATGGGGTGAGTAAATTATTCTATTGGAaagggaaacttctcacatacacatagcccataaagtctgcgttcacctgacaaacttttatgattggttaaagaacacaaaatatcaatgagtgctgtccgactcaagtctagctcaaagataagaggtctcctttttatagctgattccgaacggcatcccgcaatgcgacacctttttggggagaagttttaacgtagatgagaaatttgcccctgttgctttatggaatgttcttggacaaatttgcaatttattctATAACAAGTAACGTAAGGGTGATAAATATGTCTCGGTTGAATTTTATAACCCCTACACTATGGATTGAGATTGTGAAGTTCCTTTGATCTCTTTCTGTAGGAAAGATATCATCTGTTTTCTAAGCAAATAGCGTACTGGAGATAAAAACAGAGAGAAAGGCCTtcacgttcccgcggcgatcggttgtATGGACCGAAACTAGCTTcatccacatgcaaatgtggctacaacaacaacagaaggaATGTTTAACATCCAAATAAGTCATAAGATAAGATTTACGCTTCAAAGGAGCTCCAAAAATCAAAGATTGAAAATCGCTTGGTATGGGAGCTCACTTACACTCACTTAACACTATCAAAGGCAACGAATATAAAGCGAATGGTGTGAATCATTTTAGTGTTGTTTGAATAAAACCCTATAGCTTTCAAAGGgaatgtttttaaatatttcggtAATTTCTGTTGCATCCACCACCATAGACTGGACAATCctatgacagccggttgtacgtaccggattgactcgatggcaagggctgccgccttagtgtacaacacactgctacaacaacaacaaccctagAATGGGGAAAGGCATTGGGAAAGAAACTGCCAGAAActgtctacttccaaatacctttcatttgagtcccatattggtatgCCTATTTGGGACGGTTTTTCGGGTTGGGCCTGCCCtctagatacttggacccaatttttaatataacattggtaatctactctcaaatacctttcaattggaACATTGTCCTgttcggtccacttgtgattttaaACGGTGCTGTCAAGGTAaaggaattttaattttttttctaaaatttctaaCTCTATGTTTCGCACCACCGAggtcactgtagcgcagaggttagcatgtccgcctgtgacgctgttcggatcctggcgagaacatcagaatatttttcagcggtggttatcccctcccaatgctggagacatttgtgaggtactttgcaatgtaaaaacttctccctaaagaggtgtcgccctgtggcacgcctttcggactcggctataaaaaggagatcccatatcattgagcttaaaattgaatcagacagcactcattgatttgtgtgaagtttgccccagttccttaatggaatgttcatgggtaaattcgCATTTGCATGTTTTGCACCACACCAAAATGTCAACGAATACTGAGCGAATGGTTCGaatcatttttcatttttgctgtGTCAGCTTTGTTACTTGTGGTGTAACGGCAATGtacaaaaaatgcataaaaaagcAATCATCAAAATTAATGCATTTGAATGCAACAGCATTGCTTGCTGCTGTTGAATGAAGGCAAGTCAAAAGCAATGAAAATATGAATGCGTTATAAAAGCGAAgtgcgccccggtagccgagttggtagcgtgcttggttTACCAGTGcaagggtcgtgggttcgattcccgccagaagccttggtctgtggctactgtggtatcacaatggacttaaaaatgtctaagtgatactgtaaaggactgccactcttacctaacctaacctataaaaGCGAATGGTAGCAATCTGTTCTCTGGTATGGATATTGGTCGAAAGTCGAAAGAAACTCTTCTAGTCATTCtgtctgtaacacctcgaaatattcttttaAGGCCCTTtaatgtatatatatccttgaccGTCtccacattctaagtcgatatagtccgtccgtccgtccttttatcgaaatcacgatactggtcgaacgcgtaaagctagccgcttgcaatttggcacagatacttactattgatgtaggttattggagattgcaaatgggcctaatcgattcagatttagatatagctcccatataaatcgacctcccgGTTTCATTtgctgagcccctggaagccgcaattgttgtcacATTTGGCtcgaatt
The Stomoxys calcitrans chromosome 3, idStoCalc2.1, whole genome shotgun sequence genome window above contains:
- the LOC106088350 gene encoding uncharacterized protein LOC106088350, with product MESHQQQPESLIQEMLTFLDDTVKEDKVFPNNEKKSDAYENNGERSVDTINKEKLQEKYPIWNTREIVSKMRSQSPLNIENVSSIWGSFPENVTHSTVENKNQAQSPKIRQYANGWHKDQLGTKMTTAVNGLKNMYQSQDCKAQKYVSDSCTNKTLNNMADIDPNAVGEAQQLGTDSQEKAEKSMHRDYLQEVHKAIYGDANTHPGHGSSEYYQAAQNYAIYGKEFLDFPQDLQAILGMKVSSPIGLVQNGNSYQCPALYANTLPGLEYYGQPLLATTPMATMPTSYQQPSFATTCNASTPTSSQQPLIATTPVGTLPPTSAIPLTPAYYQCYNAMTVFPTRSVMGNIANTPGIIAGNFIINNAPSQPMIYNQPNLIIAGNNAALYTNHAPCSPVVLSSPNSHNTTNFISNSLANASLTSSRAALYQSNTMLKTTGQCYTNGNCGIASNRVQLDAAAYERAVYMQAVLQYNQQWRQALLDTGLCNRQEVQVASSVTSQKANEMK